The following nucleotide sequence is from Acidovorax radicis.
CTCGATCTGCCCCACCCACGGCTACCTGGCGGGGGAACACAAGTTCTGCCCGGCGTGCGATGAAGAGCGTCTGGTCGCCAAGCGCGCCGCGCTGGCTGCCTGAGCGGTGTGCCTGCGGTTATTTGTGCAAAATAAGCCGCTGGCGCTTATGCATAAAGCGCAAGCAGCTATCAATTTGATAGTTCATCAACGAGGCAAGCCGGACGAGTCCAGCCCTTGCCCCGTTGCCACCGGGTGGCGCAGCAACCGCTGTGGCACGCCCTTCAACCCCAAGGAGCACACACAAATGAGCCACTTTTCAACCACCGAACACCAAGCCCTGGCCGACGTGCAACTGACCGACGCCGAGCGCCAGCCCTGCGAGGTCTGGACCCGCGTGATGGGCTACCACCGCCCCGTGGCCAGCTTCAACATTGGCAAACAGGGCGAGCACCACGAGCGCCAGTTCTTCGCTGAATCGGCCTGTGGCCGCTGACCTGGCCACCCCCGGCGCCAGCCCGCACCGGCGCACCCTCGGCACCACCGTGCCGATGGCCATCCGCAGCGGGCTGCCCACACCGGCAGCCGCCCCGGCGGCGCAGCCCCTGCGTGTGGGCGGCCTCACACCGCTCACCACCATCGACTTCCCCGGCCGGCTTGCGGCGGTGGTGTATTGCCAGGGCTGCCCCTGGCGCTGCAGTTATTGCCACAACCCCGAATTGCTCGACGCCACGGCGCCAGCCGCTATCGCGTGGCCGCAGGTGCTGGCATTCCTTGAAAGCCGCCGAGGCCTGCTCGATGGCGTGGTGTTTTCCGGGGGCGAGCCGACCCTGCAGGCCGCGCTGCCCGCAGCGCTGGCCGAGGTGCGTGCCATGGGCTTTGCCACCGGCCTGCACACCGGCGGCATGTACCCCGAGCGCCTGGCAGCTGTGCTGCCATTGCTCGACTGGGTGGGGCTGGACATCAAGGCGCCCAAGCACCATTACGACGCCATTACCGGCGTTCCAGGCAGCGGGGACCGTGCGTGGGTGTCGCTGCAGCACGTCGTGCAAAGCGGTGTGCCGTACGAATGCCGAACCACCTGGCATGCGGGGCTGTTTGGACTTGAAGAGCTTGAGGCCATGGGCCAGACGTTGCGCGACTTTGGAGTCACCCAATGGGTCGTGCAAGAGTGCCGGTCTGACGATGCGCCACCGTGGCACGATGCGCTTGCACACACGCCGTGGCCTCTGACTACTAAAGTGCGGCGTGCCTGAAGGCGCTGCACCGCAGTCCTTTCGGCTTATTGGGGCAGGCCGAAGTTAGAGATTTGCTCGATGTGGTGCAGCAGGGACGAATTTCCCGCACCAAGCTCTGAATCCTTGTAGACCAGACCGGTGCCGACCCCCTGGGGCGTTGTGAGGCGGCGAACCTGAAGCATTTGTTGAGCGCTGGTGGCCGTGGCTTGTGAGTAACCCTCACCCTCATTCACGCTGTAGACCAAGGAATAGGACCGCAGCAACTGGCCGCCGCTGCTGATTTTGACGCACAACACCGTACCGGCCATTGACCCGCGCACTTGATGTTCGCAACCGAAAAGCTCGTTGGCATTGGACATCAGCCCATTTCCATTAGCCGTTGCACCCAGGTTTTTGCTGAGTTCGACCAAGTCCGATTGCAGACCTTCTGAACCAATAGAGTTAAAGGTCCAGAAGCCA
It contains:
- a CDS encoding anaerobic ribonucleoside-triphosphate reductase activating protein, giving the protein MAIRSGLPTPAAAPAAQPLRVGGLTPLTTIDFPGRLAAVVYCQGCPWRCSYCHNPELLDATAPAAIAWPQVLAFLESRRGLLDGVVFSGGEPTLQAALPAALAEVRAMGFATGLHTGGMYPERLAAVLPLLDWVGLDIKAPKHHYDAITGVPGSGDRAWVSLQHVVQSGVPYECRTTWHAGLFGLEELEAMGQTLRDFGVTQWVVQECRSDDAPPWHDALAHTPWPLTTKVRRA
- the nrdD gene encoding anaerobic ribonucleoside-triphosphate reductase is translated as MSHFSTTEHQALADVQLTDAERQPCEVWTRVMGYHRPVASFNIGKQGEHHERQFFAESACGR